A stretch of DNA from Henriciella sp. AS95:
TGCGCATCGATCGCGCCGGCTCAGGCGGGCGGCCGGCGTCTCCTGCGAATGTGGAGTCGAGAGGACGTCGCTCAATTGCGCTGAACTTGAAAGACCCGGCCGATGTTGAAACGGCATTAAAGCTGATCGAAAAAGCCGATGGGCTAATTGAAGGTTTCCGGCCAGGCGTCATGGAACGCCTCGGACTGGGCCCCGACATTGCCTTGGACCGAAATCCGAAGCTTGCTTACGGTCGGATGACGGGTTGGGGGCAGTTCGGTCCGCTGTCTCAAGCGGCAGGTCATGACCTTAACTATATAGCTTTGACGGGCGCCCTTGGTGCAATGGGGCGCAAAGGCGAGAAACCATATCCGCCGCTCAACCTCATCGGGGATTATGGGGGCGGCGCGCTCTATCTAGCTTTCGGCCTTCTAGCAGCGATCCTCCACGCCCGCTCAGGCGGCGAGGGACAAGTGGTCGATGTGGCGATGACGGATGGTGCAGCATCACTCGCATCCATGTTCTACGGCATGAGGGCCATGGGCGTCTGGACGGATGAGCGCGAGGACAATTTGCTCGATGGCGGCGCGCATTTCTACGACTGCTACGAAACAAGCGACGGAAAGTACGTCTCCATTGGGTCCATCGAACCTCAGTTCTACGCTTTGCTGCTGGAAAAGGCGGGGCTTACCGATTCGGAGTTTCAGTCTCAGATGGACCGCTCGAAGTGGCCTACATTGTCTGAGAAGCTCGCAGAGGTGATCAAAACGAAGTCGAGGGATGAGTGGTGCGACATAATGGAAGGCACCGATGTCTGTTTCGCGCCTGTGCTGTCTTTGGCCGAAGCCCCTTCGCATCCTCATAATGTTGCCAGAGAAACGTTCATCGAGATTGGCGGTGTTGTACAACCGGCTCCGGCGCCCCGCTTCTCCAAGACACCTGGCGAGGTTCAACGCCCGCCGGCGACGCCAGGCACCCACAATGAAGAAATTATCGCAGACTGGAAGATTTAGAAACCCAATTATAACAAGGTGGTATTGGGAATTCTTACGTCTGAATGGGCGACGTGAACCGAAAACAACAGGGCCGACCGTACGGGTTCATATACAGGCTGCTAAAACACACTCATCAGTGAAGAGCCGCGACGAATATCGTTAGGTTCTTTGTCTGATGTCCTTCTTGCTAAACTTTGGCCATCTCATGAGGTGGCCACTTTTTTGGGTCTTAAGAGGGAAGTGCCTGGGACGACTGTTGCAGAATCTTGAGGACTACACCCCTTGCTGTAACGCGATCTTAGGTGGAAATCAGACGAAGCAATAGTGCACTTACAGAAGTAATAGGCTGAGTATAGGATATGGCAACAGTGATGTCGGCTTCGCCGCGCAAAGTCAGCGACGCAGATCGCGGGATTGGTCAACTGGTTCGCCAGGCGCGTCGTCGCATTGGTATGACGCTTGATGATCTCGCAAAGAAATTGGGCCTGTCCTATCAGCAAGTCCACAAATACGAGAACGGAACAAACCGCATCAGCGCAGGCACCCTTGCCGCAATTGCAAATATTCTGGCGGTTCCCGTCGAGCACCTCTTTCCTGAGGACGTGCTGCTCGGCGATAGCAGTGATGAAGACAGCGAAGTTGATAAGTACAGAAGCGAAGTCAGCCGGATTGTCAGAACGATTGACGATCCCAAGAAACTCGAAGCGATCATCACGATCCTGAAGACCGTCTAGGAAATTCTCTTTAAGTTCAGTTCAACACTCAGCTCGCTTCCCGAGCTGGGTGTTTTTCTTTATGCGCGTTCCAGTGCTTGGGGTGCACAAACGTTTCCGCAAACCAGGGATTGGCTTCGGGGTCGAATTGCGTCGTCAGCCAGTCGATGAATTTGCGTCCTCTCGACAGCCGCTGAACGCGGTGGGTGTATGACAACCAGAATTCAATCGGCACGAGTTCTGGCAGTTCCAAGGGAATCAGTCGCTCGTCGACGATGCACGCGTAGGAGGGTGCCAGCGTGATGCCGCCACCATTGGCGCAGACCTCCCGAAGGACCGTTCCCGAATTCGTAATGATGCTGAACTTCAACATCTTTTTGAGGTCGGACGCTTTTGTGGCCCAACGGTCAATCTGATTGACGTAAGCTTCATGCAAGAGGCAACGGTGCCCCTGAAGGTCAAACAGGCTTTCGGGGCGTCCGTACGTCTCAAGATATGATTCAGACGCGAAGAACATGTAGTGCAGGACGCCGAGCCGGGTTGAGTGCAAGTCTCGGTGCTGAGGTTTGGTGAACACAAAGCTCATGTCAGCTTCGTTGTTCAGGAGGTTTGCATCCTTTTCCAGAATGCTGATGTAAAGCTCAAGCTCGCTGTTCTTGGCCAGATATTGCGGCATTGTGCGGGTAAGCCAGTGAGACAAAACGCCGTCAGTCGAGGCTATTCTGAGATCTCCAGCGGCCTCCTGATCAACATCCGACATTTCAGACAGGATCGTATTCGCTTCGTTCGCGATCGTCGTGGTGCGCCGAAGCACCTGTTTTCCCGCTTCTGTCAGCTCTACTCCGCGCGTGCTTCGGATGAAGAGCTGGCAATTCAGACTGCGTTCGAGCTCTTCGATCTTGCGGCTGACCGTCGGGGTCGACTCACCCACATGTTTCGCAGCAGCGGTCATGCTTCCTAAATCGGCGACCGCAGCGAAAACCCGAAGGTTGTCCCAGTCCAGTTTGTTAGAGCGCATTCTGCCACCACTGGTGTACGTATTTCAGTCCTGAAACCCTTCCTGCCGCGAAAATGCTAGATTGTAAATTTTATAGTTGACAACTTTTACGTGTTTTTATCAGTTTCTCCACCAAGGAGACACTTCTTATGACAATTCACCACCAGGTTGTATCCAATACATCTCGCCCTTACTGCTTTGTCACGCCGGAGAGCATGGCGGCAGATATGGGGCGCTTCGGACTGGTTCGATGTCCGATGGGAAGGACCGCTGAGGCGCTGGCGCTTGGCGAGCGATTGCTTGGTGGACAACTCGCCCGCGAAGAGGTGATTGCAACGCTCGACGCCATTACACAGATGACCTTGTGGACGATTGGTGAGCCGATGAGCGGCATCTACATTACCGTGCCGCTGACGGAAGAGGGCAGGGACGCCGTCGAATCTGGTGAACTCAATCCCGGCGATCCGGCCCTTCGTCACGTCGCACCAGCCAACACACCCGTCTTTGGGCTTTATGTGGGTGTCTATGCCGGTGAAACAAAAGAGACCAGGCGGAGCATCATGGCGGCTTCTGCCTATGTACGAGTCTCGCAATTCTCTCCGGTACCCTGTTATGCTCGAGGCGCAACAGAAGACGGTCGGAGGTCCATGCTGAAGCTGGGCTTCCGGCGGTTACCTGGCGGTCTTTCGGATTTATTCGTTTTCGACCCAATTCAATAAAATGGCGGTGAGACTAGCTCATCCACACGTCGGTCTGCTCGTCATGCGAAGGGGCCCTTCGGACAGCGCTCTGTGTGATGCACCCGTCTCCCTCGTGAATTCGTTGGAAGAGTTGCAGCAAGTTTTCTCGATCCGCGCCGCAGTCTTTATGGCCGAACAATCGTGCCCTTACCGGGAAGAATTTGACGGCAATGACCTCTCGGCGTGTCACCTATTATGCGCGATCGATGGAGAGCCGGTTGCGACGCTTCGCCTGCGCTGGTTTGCGAGCTTTGGAAAAGTCGAACGCGTCTGCGTTCTTCCACATGCCCGTGGTCAGCAGCTTGAGCGGATAATGCTCGCCCACGCCTTTGAGCTTGCTGCTCGTAAAGGTTATCGACTCATGACGGGTCAAATTCAGGCGCGGCTGTGGCCCCTGTGGAAAAGAACCGTTTACTGCATCTTGCGTGAAAACCGGCCATCTTTCTCGTTTTCAGACTATGAATATCTGGAGGTCGATATTCAGCTGCCGCCTCATCCACACGCGCTTACGCCGCTCAGCGACCCGTACCTTCTTATTCGACCGGAAGGCAATTGGGATGAAAAAGGTGTTCTTGAAGCGTCGGTTCTACGGGCCACGGCAAATGCAGCTTGAGCCGGTTGCCTGACGGCGATTCGGCGACGTCCCACGGCTCACCAGCCTCCGTATCTTTACGCATTGAGCGAGGCCTACCTCGTCCTTTTTAGTGCCCGCAGCACTATGCGCCAGGAATCCAAGATGAACGCCTTTACTGACATCTCGACGCGAATGAGTGCCGGGGGAAGTCGCGAAAGGGTTTCGATCGGATTTCGCCGCGAAGTCGATCATTTTCTTCATGAGCGCCTCACGGAGGATTTAAGACAAGCCGGACGGGATACGACTGGCCTGAAATCAGATCCGGTGGCGTGCTCGAAATGGCGAGCGATCCTGTATGAAAAAGGTTGGTTAGCGCCCGCTTGGCCGAAAGCATATGGGGGGCCGGGCTGGTCCGCAGAGCAGCAGCTCTATTTCGAAAATGCATGCGCAGAGAACGATGCGCCAGTTCTGATGTCGTCCGGCATTCGCACAATCGGACCGCTTATCATGCAGGCTGGCTCAACAGAGCAGCAGGCTCGCTATCTTCCGCCGATCCTACGTGGTGAACACGAATGGTGTCAGGGGTTTTCCGAGCCGCAAGCAGGGTCTGATTTGCCTGCGCTTGGGCTGAAAGCCGAGAGAGACGGAAACGTATTCGTTTTGAATGGCAGCAAGCTCTGGACGAGCTTTGCGCACCAAGCATCGCATATGTATCTCCTGGCCCGAAGCGACGCGCAATCGAGCGGCCGTGACGGGTTGGTATTTTTACTTGTTGAAATGGACTTGCCCGGAATCTCGGTGCGTCCAATTCGCTGCCTAGACGGCACGCATGAAGTCAGCGAAGTCTTCTTTGATAATGTCCGGACGCCAGCCGCCGACAGGATAGGCGATATAGATGACGGTTGGACCGTGGCTCGAACACTCATGCAAATTGCCCGATCCAACAATACCACCACTGGAACTCTTCGGCGGGCATGGCGGGCGGCAGCACGCCATGTAAAGGAGGTAGCGCCAGGCGAGATGACCATCCTCCGGCAACTCAACGACCTTGCTTGCCGGATTGAAGAATTTGAAGCGCTGCAGCTGAAAGTCGAAACGCGGCCGCCGTCTTGCGGACGGAAGGCGACATCGTCTTTAATGAAGCTCACCGCGACCGAACTCCACCAGGCAATCACCGAACTTGCGATCCAAGCCGCGCCTCATAATCGGCTGGCTCAGTCGAAATATTTCGCGACACGGGCCGCGACGATTTACTCGGGGACGAGTGAAATTCACCGCAATACAATTGCTTGGGCGATCGGCTGTCCATGAAAGACGTTTCTGCGTTGATCAGGGCAGGGGGTGATCGTCATCTATCAGGATGCGCGCGGCATCGCCTTCGGGATCATCGAACTGGCCCGTTTTTGCGGCCCAGATAAATGCCACCAGTCCGATCAAGCCCAGAAAGAGAGCGATCGGGATGAGGAAAGCGAGCATTTCCATAGTCAGGAACCTCGTGCGCTGGGACGTAGGGCATTCAGCGTCACGATAACGGACGATGCAGACATCGCAATCGCTGCGACCAGCGGCGTTGCGAACCCGGCCACTGCGACGGGAACAGCAATCAAATTATACCCCGCGGCCAGTGAAAAGTTCTGGAGCATTCGGGACCGAGCGCCGCGAGCAGCGTCAATCATGCTGACTATCGCCTCCAGACCACCGCCTGTGTACACGGCATCGCTCGCTGACTGACTCACATCCATGGCGCCGCCAGGGGCGAGAGATGCATGCGCCAAAGACAGCGAACCGGCATCATTCAGACCGTCGCCTACCATCAGGACTTTTCGGCCCTCGGCTCTCAATGCTTCCAGGCGTTCGACCTTGTCCGACGGGCGAGCGCCCGCCCGCCACTCCGAAACGCCAAGCTTGTCAGCAACCGCTCGGACCGCGTCTTCGCGATCTCCAGACAGGATTTCGATGCTGGCGCCACGGCGACGCAAGGCTTCAGCAATTTGAAGAGCGCCAGAGCGAAGGGCGTCTTCGAATTCAAAAAGAATCGGGGCGTCATCGCCTTCCGCGTACCAGAGCTGCAAGCGACTTGACATTGCGGGTATTTCCTTGCCGACCCACTCAGCCGAACCGAGCCGACATTCAATGCCGTCGAGTTCAGCAGTGAGACCAAGCCCGGCGTGTTCCTTGACATGGGGCGCCACCCGACCCGGGCCAGCAGCCTTTACGAGCGCTCGAGACAGCGGATGCCTGGACGCGCGTGCCAGTCGGGCCGCGCGCTCGAGAGAAGGACTCGCCGCATCTTTATCGACCAGGACTGGCTCGCCGACGGTAAGCGTACCGGTTTTGTCAAACACCACATGATCGCACTCTGCGATACGCTCCAGGGCGTCGCCGGATTTAAGATAGATTCCTTTCGAAAACAGGCGCTCGGATGCCACGACCTGAACGACGGGCGCGGCGAGCGCCAAGGCGCAGGGACATGTGATGATCAACGTCGAAACAGCGATCATCAAAGCTTCCCGTATTCCGGCACCGGCCAGCATCCATCCGATGAAAGTAAGGGCCGCTGTGGTGTGCACCAACGGAACATAGAGCGAGACCGCTTTGTCAGCGATACGTCGATAGGCCGACCGTCTTTGCTCTCCAGCCTCGAGCATCCTCGATATCTCGGACAGCAGAGAATCATCTGCAGCGGCGAGTGCACGCCCACGCAATGACTGCGTGAGGTTTACCGTGCCCGCATACAATTTCACGCCAGGCACCGCCATCCGTGGCAGGCTTTCACCCGACACAAGGCTCTCATCGGCCTCACTCTCTCCATCAATAATTTCCATGTCCACGAGCAGACGCTCGCCCGGCGCGACGAGCAAAGTATCTCCCGATGCAATCTCTCCTGCCCGCACTGATTTGGCAGCGCCGTCTGGCTGTAGGCGCGTAGCGGATTGTGCCTGGAGGGCTGCCAGCTGGTGAGCCGCAGCATGGGTACGTCGCCGTAAACGAGCATCGAGAAACCGTCCTATGAGGAGGAAGAAAATGAGCATGACCGAGGCGTCAAAATAGGCGTGCTCGCCTCCGCGTATGGTTTCCACGACGCTGATGCCGAGTGCGAGTGTAATGGCGAGCGATATCGGCACGTCCATGTTCGCGTGGCCGCTGCGCAGAACTTTCCATGCAGATGCAAAAAACACCCGCCCGGAAAAGAGCGCCGTCGGGATCGCGATTGCACCGGAAATTGCGTGCATGACGCGGCGGGTCTGCTCTCCCATTTCGCCATGACCGGCCCAGATTGAAATCGACAGCAGCATCACATTCGCTGCGGCGAAAGCTGCAACGCCCATGGCGATTAGCAAGCTACGCTCTTCGTTTTCTGCCTGTCGCTGAGACTGATCATTATCGAATGGGCTGACGCCATAACCAAGTGCTGAGACTGTGCTCACCACCACGTTTGGGTTGAGCTCACCAGTCCATGTTACGGCAAGGCGCCCGTTCGAGAGATTGAGGCGCGCTGACACCACGCCGGGAAGGGCGGTCAGGGCGGATTCGATTTTTGAAAGGCAGCCTGCGCATTTCGCGCCGCGAACGGCGAGGTTCAGGACTCTCTTGTCGCCGCGCTCCGAAACAAAAGCGGACACGTCTCCATTATTGGAGGATTCGGCCGGCGAAAGCCCGCTCGGGCAACCCCGATCGACCGTGATGGTGGCATCGCTCATTTCAAGCGTATCTCTTTCTCAGCCACAAACCTGTCATCGTTAACATCAGACATTGCAGTTACGATAATGGACCAGTCGCCGCGCTCCAGTGATGGCAAAGCCACTTCGTATACGCCTGGCTCATCAGCTACGGCCTCCATCGGCAACGTTGTATCTCCAGACGTCGTCGCGTTCCGGCGGAATTGAGCCAAAACCGACAGACGTGACACTGGCAGGCCGTCTTTATTGTTTACTTCGACGCGCAATGTCTCATTCGAGCGGTCCGCTAGCCCGGCGCGCATCGTCCAGCCTAACTCGGCTTGCTCACGTTTTGCCTCAAGGGTGTCGTTGTAATTAAGCCCTTGCAGGTATGACTTCTCCACGTCCTCCCCTGGAAAGCTGGTGATGGCAGAGTAAAGAAAGACACCGTTCACTGCGAACATGAGGCCGAAGAATGCCATCATGATCAGGAGGACATGCCAGCCTTTCAGCTTGGCATCCGGCCCTTGGCGGTATTGTTGCGCCACACTCATATTGCAGACCTTTCTCGGCTTTAGTTCGCTGGAGCCATGAAGCTTGTACGGTTGGTGTGCACTTCTCCGGTATTAACGTCTGTTAGAAGGAGGAAAAAGTGCCTCCGGCCGTCTACGCTTTCTTCTGGAATACTGACCGACAGGCGATACCGGTCGACACCGTGCGCCGCCACCGGCAGCATAATGATGCCTTCGTCATTGGGTTCCAGTCCGGTGACATCGAGGACGAGGCCGTTCATGCCGTGGGCTTCGAGACTCATGCTACGGGCATCGCCGGATTTGTTGACCAGTTTCAGCGTGTAGCCATTGCGGATGTCGCCGTCCGACAATTGAATGTATGGCGGCGAGCGATCTTTGAGCACGTTCACTTCAAACGTTCCCCGATTGAGGAGACCGAACGCCATCACCGATGCGATCATCACCATGACGACGAAGTAAAGGATCGTTCTTGGGCGTATAAGCCTGTATTTCGGTTTCTGACCCGACGCCCGGCATGCAACGGCTGTATCGGTGTCGTATGCGATCAGCCCGGTCGGCCGATCGATCTTCTTCATGATGTCATCGCAGGCATCAATACACAGTGCGCAGTGGATGCATTCGAGCTGAGCGCCGTCCCGAATGTCGATACCCATTGGGCAGACCTGTACGCACTGCTTGCAATCGATGCAATCACCACGCCCGTCCCAGCTCTCACCTTTACGATGCGGGCCACGAGGTTCACCGCGGTCATAGCGATAGGTCACGTTCAACGCGTGTTCGTCGGTGAGCGCGCCTTGTATCCGTGGCCATGGACACAGATAGGTGCAGACCTGCTCGCGCATCGTGCCGGCGAGCGCATAAGTCGTGAATGTCAGAATGCCTGCGAACCAATAGGCCGACAGCGGCGCCTCACCTATGAAGAAGGTTTCAGCTATCATCCGCGCATCATGAAAATAGAGAATGAATGCGCCGCCTGTCAGGAAGGCGATCAACAGCCACACAATGTGCTTGCCGATCTTCCTCCAGGCTTTGTCAAAGCTCCAAGGTTTCTTGTCCAGGCGGATCCGAGCCGCACGGTCACCTTCGAAGGCGCGCTCCACCCAGATATAGAGATCTGTCCAAACGGTTTGTGGGCACGCGTATCCGCACCAGACCCGACCGAAGAGCGATGTCACCAGAAACAGGCCCAAGGCGGCCAGGATCATCAGGCCGGCAAGGTAGTACGCCTCCTGCGGCCATATCTCGATCCCGAAAAAGAAGAACCGCTCACCGGCGAAATCGGCCAGTACTGCCTGGTCTGGAACCCCTGCGCCGCGTGGCCAGCGAAGCCAGGGCACCAGATAATAGACGCCGAGCATCACCGCCATGGCCGCCCATTTCAGGGTTCGAAACTTGCCATGGGCTAGCTTCGGATAGATCTGTTTCCTCTTGGAATACAGGTCCTGCGGCGGCGGTGCCGGCGGCGGCGATTTAGGAGTTATGAGCGTTACGCGTGACATCGGGTGGCTTTCTATTCGCCCACGCCTAGAGAGTGCACATAAACGGCGAGAGCCTTGATTGTCGCGTCATCCAGACGACCCTCCCAAGCAGGCATATGTGCGTTGCGGGCATTGTAAACGGTCGTGTAGATTTCTTCCTCAGAGCCACCAAACAACCAATCGCGATCGGTCAGGTTCGGTGCGCCGACGGAGCGGTCGCCTGTTCCATCTTCTCCATGACAGGTGGCGCATTGAGCAGCGAACAGGTCGGCACCGCGCTGTGCACTGCGTACGTCGTGCACATCTTGACCAGAAATCAGCAAAACATGGTTCACGACATCATCGATCTGTTGCGACGAAAGAAGGCGGTCGCGGCCAAAGGCAGGCATCTGCGAGAAGCGCGTGTCGGGATCTTCGTCATGCCGGATGCCGTGGCGAAGCGTGTACTCAATACCGTCAAGGGTACCAGACCAGAGCCAGACATCGTCTGCGAGACGCGGATATCCCTTCGCACCAGTACCACCAGCGCCATGGCAGGTCGCGCAGTTATCGCCAAATGCACTTTCACCAGCGGCCATTGCGAATTGCTGGAGAGACCGGTCGGTTTCAATCTCTTCAAGACTTGCGGCGACAAGTGCCTGGCCGGCCTGCATCCTCTCGGTCCGCATTGCGTCGATCTGCTCAGCGACACTCACGCGATCGGAGTGGTCTCCAATGCCCCGTGTGTTCGTGCCGAGCCCAGGAAGCGCGGGAATGGCTGGCATGATGACCATGTAGACGATCGAGAACGCGATGGTCGCGTACCAGATGTACAGCCACCAGCGGGGCAGGGGATTGTTCAATTCCTTGATACCGTCCCAGGCATGACCCGTCGTCTCAACGCCGGTGTGCTGGTCGATTTCTTTTTCTTGTTCACTCATCTCCGGGCTCCCGGTCTGAAAGTGGAAGTGCTGCGGCGTCGTCGAACCGTTTCTGGTTGCGAGGCCAAAGGGCATAGGCGAGGACGCCAGCAAACAGGATGACGAAGTAGATCAGTCCTCCGGTCTGCGCGAAACTTGAGAGCATTTCGTACATGGCTGTTCCTCCCTAGCGCCGGTTCATCAGGTCTTCGGCTTCGTATGTGGAGAAATCCACAAGCGTGCCGGTCATTTGAAGATAAGCGACCAGTGCATCCATTTCGGTGATGCGGTCTGGATCGCGATCAAAGTCGCGGATTTGGACCGTCCCTTCACGACCTGCTGCCTCAGTGTAGCGAGCAACGAGGGCGTCTTGTTCGTCGAAGTAGATGTCCGGATCAGCCTGAGCCTGGAGATCGATCTTCGCGTTCTCGATCATCTCATCGGTGTAATCGACACCGACCCATTTCAGCGCTTTCAGGTCCGCTTCGATATTGCGGTAGTCGAGCTTCTTCTCTGCCAGGAAGGCGTACGGAGGCATAATCGATTCCGGCACAAGAGAGCGCGGATCGATAAGGTGATCGACATGCCATTCGTCGGAGTATTTGTTACCGACCCGGGCCAGATCCGGCCCTGTCCGTTTCGAACCCCACTGGAATGGGTGATCATACATCGACTCCGCAGCCAGAGAGTAGTGCCCGTAACGCTCAACCTCGTCGCGCAGAGGACGAACCATCTGCGAGTGACACACATAGCAGCCTTCGCGCAGGTAGATGTTGCGGCCAGCCACTTCGAGTGGCGTGTAGGGCCGCATGCCCTCCACCTTCTCGATCGTATTCTCCATGTAGAAGAGAGGTACCATCTGGATGATCCCGCCAATCGAGACCGTGATAAGGATACCGATGGTGAGCAGGAGCGAATGACGCTCTAGAACACCGTGATTGTTGATAATTCCCATGAGTTCACGAGCTCCTATTCGGCAGGCTGCAGGCCGGCGGCCGCAGGTGGATTGCTGTATGCAGGTGCGTTGGCGGGCTGATTGATCCGCTCATTGCCCATGGCGGTACGGACCAGATTGTAGACCATGATCACAGCGCCGCTGAAGTAGAGCAGACCGCCAAGCATACGGATGATGTAGCTGATATGCTTTGCCTCCACGGTTTCGACGAAGCTGTATTCGAGGAAGCCGAACTCGTTGTAGGCACGCCACATGAGGCCTTCGGTGATCCCTGCGAACCACATGGAAATCATGTAGAACAGGATGCCGATCGTTGCGAGCCAGAAGTGCCATTCAACCAGCGCGAGCGAGTACAGGCTTTTGCGTTTCCAGAGCCACTGAGCCAGGCAGTAGAGCGCGCCGAAGGATATGAACCCAACCCAGCCAAGTGCGCCAGAGTGGACGTGTCCGATACCCCATTCGGTGTAGTGGCTGAGCGAGTTCACGGCCCGCACCGACATGAGTGGACCCTCGAAGGTCGACATGCCGTAGAAGGCGAGAGACACGACCATCATCCGGACAACCGGGTCCGTGCGCAGCTTGTCCCAGGCGCCAGCCAGCGTCATGACGCCGTTGATCATACCGCCCCAGCTTGGCATCCACAGCATGATCGAGAAGGTCATGCCGAGCGTCTGCGCCCATTGCGGAAGCGCCGTGTAGTGAAGGTGGTGCGGACCGGCCCAGATGTAGATGAAGATCAGCGACCAGAAGTGAACGATGGACAGCCGGTAGGAATAGACCGGACGGTTCACGCGCTTCGGAATGAAGTAGTACATAATCGCCAGGAACCCGGTCGTCAGGAAAAAGCCGACGGCGTTGTGGCCATACCACCACTGTGTCAGTGCATCCTGAACACCCGCGAAGAGCTGATAGCTTTTAGAGCCGGCGAGATCGACCGGAAGCGACAAATTGTTGACGATGTGCAGCATCGCGATCGTCACAATGAAAGACAGATAGAACCAGTTGGCGACGTAGATGTGAGGTTCTTTCCGCTTCCAGAGCGTGCCGAGGAAGACGAGCAAATAGGCGACCCAGACGAGTGTCAGCCAGAGGTCAGCATACCACTCAGGTTCGGCATATTCTTTCGATTGAGTGATACCCATCAGGTACCCGGTACCGGCAATCAGAATGAAAAGCTGATAACCCCAGTAAACGAACCAGGGCAGCATTCCGCCGAACAGACGGGCCCGAGTCGTCCTTTGGACAACGTAGAAGCTGGTTGCGATCAAGACATTGCCGCCAAACGCGAAAATCACCGCAGAAGTATGCAGCGGGCGAAGGCGTCCGAAGTTGGTGAAACCCCATTCCTCAAAGTAGAACAGGTTCGGCCAGGTCAGCTGACACGCGATGATGATACCAACCAGAAAGCCTGCGATACCCCAGAACATCGCCGCGAACACGCCGAACTTGACGATGGTGTCTTCATACTTCGTCTCATCGAAGGGGTTGCGATCACCAAGTTTGCCCGCCCACAATCCGATGCCAACCAGCCAGGCGAGGACCGCCGACAGAAACATCATCGCATGAACGCCCATAAGGCGGTCTGCGGCATTGGCGCCGATGAAAATTGCCAGAATGGCGAATAGGCCCAGAAACGCAGCAACCCCAAGGGTGCTCGTATCAAGGCCGCGATGTTGTACAGTGGCAGAGTTCAATTTGTTTCCCCTTCCGCAGGCTTCACCCTAACCACAATAAGCGATGCGGATGAGAGCACTTTAGCTACCGCGGCAGGGATATTTGAGTGCACGTTTAGCCTGAATACGGGGTCTTACGTATGGGCCAGCCTGTCGCACTGTGGCTTTACAAGGGCGCAGGCAATATGCAGGAGATCACGTCATGCTCAAAATCTTCGTCTTTGTCGTCGGGGCGGCCATCGTCGCGATCAGTTTGCCGCAAGTCCTTGCCCATCATGCCCGAGCAGAGCTGATGCAGTTGGCGTGGTGCTCGTCGTCAGGGCAGGGCGCACCGGCGAATTCGTTGTTTCAAATGCACTGCATTGCCTGCCCGACATTCCTCATTGGAGCGGCAGCTATGGTTCTCGCACCGATGACTGAGCTGTTCCAGCGTTTCCGTTTCATGAGAACCCAGTCCTAGAAGCCGTGCGGCCAGGACACATCAACATATTGACCGCAACCCCATGCTTGGCGCATGCCCTTTCTCGGACTTCCAAGGGAGAGGGCGCTGACGCATCAGCAGCAGATCGTGAATATGGCGGAGATGGACGTTGACGCGCTCCATCAACACTTCCGGTCGATCATGGCGTCGGTCCCGGATGCCATGGTTG
This window harbors:
- the ccoS gene encoding cbb3-type cytochrome oxidase assembly protein CcoS, which translates into the protein MEMLAFLIPIALFLGLIGLVAFIWAAKTGQFDDPEGDAARILIDDDHPLP
- a CDS encoding LysR family transcriptional regulator, whose product is MRSNKLDWDNLRVFAAVADLGSMTAAAKHVGESTPTVSRKIEELERSLNCQLFIRSTRGVELTEAGKQVLRRTTTIANEANTILSEMSDVDQEAAGDLRIASTDGVLSHWLTRTMPQYLAKNSELELYISILEKDANLLNNEADMSFVFTKPQHRDLHSTRLGVLHYMFFASESYLETYGRPESLFDLQGHRCLLHEAYVNQIDRWATKASDLKKMLKFSIITNSGTVLREVCANGGGITLAPSYACIVDERLIPLELPELVPIEFWLSYTHRVQRLSRGRKFIDWLTTQFDPEANPWFAETFVHPKHWNAHKEKHPAREAS
- a CDS encoding GNAT family N-acetyltransferase, whose protein sequence is MNSLEELQQVFSIRAAVFMAEQSCPYREEFDGNDLSACHLLCAIDGEPVATLRLRWFASFGKVERVCVLPHARGQQLERIMLAHAFELAARKGYRLMTGQIQARLWPLWKRTVYCILRENRPSFSFSDYEYLEVDIQLPPHPHALTPLSDPYLLIRPEGNWDEKGVLEASVLRATANAA
- a CDS encoding helix-turn-helix transcriptional regulator; the encoded protein is MATVMSASPRKVSDADRGIGQLVRQARRRIGMTLDDLAKKLGLSYQQVHKYENGTNRISAGTLAAIANILAVPVEHLFPEDVLLGDSSDEDSEVDKYRSEVSRIVRTIDDPKKLEAIITILKTV
- a CDS encoding CaiB/BaiF CoA-transferase family protein, which produces MASGPLTGTKIVEFQGIGPGPFCGMLLSDLGADVVRIDRAGSGGRPASPANVESRGRRSIALNLKDPADVETALKLIEKADGLIEGFRPGVMERLGLGPDIALDRNPKLAYGRMTGWGQFGPLSQAAGHDLNYIALTGALGAMGRKGEKPYPPLNLIGDYGGGALYLAFGLLAAILHARSGGEGQVVDVAMTDGAASLASMFYGMRAMGVWTDEREDNLLDGGAHFYDCYETSDGKYVSIGSIEPQFYALLLEKAGLTDSEFQSQMDRSKWPTLSEKLAEVIKTKSRDEWCDIMEGTDVCFAPVLSLAEAPSHPHNVARETFIEIGGVVQPAPAPRFSKTPGEVQRPPATPGTHNEEIIADWKI
- a CDS encoding acyl-CoA dehydrogenase family protein; translated protein: MNAFTDISTRMSAGGSRERVSIGFRREVDHFLHERLTEDLRQAGRDTTGLKSDPVACSKWRAILYEKGWLAPAWPKAYGGPGWSAEQQLYFENACAENDAPVLMSSGIRTIGPLIMQAGSTEQQARYLPPILRGEHEWCQGFSEPQAGSDLPALGLKAERDGNVFVLNGSKLWTSFAHQASHMYLLARSDAQSSGRDGLVFLLVEMDLPGISVRPIRCLDGTHEVSEVFFDNVRTPAADRIGDIDDGWTVARTLMQIARSNNTTTGTLRRAWRAAARHVKEVAPGEMTILRQLNDLACRIEEFEALQLKVETRPPSCGRKATSSLMKLTATELHQAITELAIQAAPHNRLAQSKYFATRAATIYSGTSEIHRNTIAWAIGCP